In the genome of Vanessa cardui chromosome 18, ilVanCard2.1, whole genome shotgun sequence, the window GGCAACTCTTGGTGGTGATGCTTTTTATGCTTCTCCCCGTAGCCTCTCTCGTGACTCTTCGTATGGTTCTTTAGGTGCTTGTGGAAGCAAAGCCTAGCGAGGTTGTTCTGCATCCTGGGGCAATCGTAATCTTCGTTGCCGTCACAGCGACACACCGTTAAGGCCGCCGCTTTCTCTTGCTTCCTTAAGATTTGTATGGAGTTCAGGCACTTATTGGAGCACTTTCTGCCGCGGTACACTGATCTACATAATTGGTTGTAGTATTCTAAAGCTGTTGCACACTGCGCGTCAGCTAAACAAATGAGTTGGGAGAGGCGGCAGGAAGATGTCGCATTGGCCGCTCCCCTCAATACTTGAGGTCGACACACTTCGATTCTTTTCTTCGCATCCAAACAATACTGGTCTTCGCATTGGCActgtaacaaagaaaatatattcgattttatta includes:
- the LOC124537367 gene encoding growth arrest-specific protein 1-like, whose product is MWLLAAVLSLTVAAAGSTSCEDARMRCVYRTGCGAAINNYIYLCNEVLSKPTTVCPKACEHALIALTSTEEGKELMNCQCEDQYCLDAKKRIEVCRPQVLRGAANATSSCRLSQLICLADAQCATALEYYNQLCRSVYRGRKCSNKCLNSIQILRKQEKAAALTVCRCDGNEDYDCPRMQNNLARLCFHKHLKNHTKSHERGYGEKHKKHHHQELPSATNSITVTSLLFLLCTFVSSNYNT